From Gemmatimonadaceae bacterium:
GCGCACGGCGGTGGATGGCGCGATGTCTACATCTGCCACTCCCTCGATGAGGTGATGCGCGACTACAACAACAGCGGTCTCCTCACGATGGTGCTCCAGGAATTCATCGAGTGGGACAAGTACATCCGCTGCCTCTGCCTCGGACAGCAGGACGTGCTCCCCATGCAATACGATCCCAAGGCGCGCCGTTATATCGAGGACGAGAGCTACCTGTCACCCGCGCTCAAACAGCGGATCGTCGACGATGCGCTGACGCTGGTTCGCGCGCTCGATTACGACATGAACAGTGTCGAGTTCGCGGTGCGCGACGGCGTGCCGTATGCAATCGACTTCATGAACCCGGCGCCGGACATGGATATCAACTCGCTGACGCAGCCGTTTTTCGACTGGACTGTGAAGCACATGGCCGACATGGCCATCCGCATGGCACAGGCGCCTCGTACGTCACCACAACCGGCAAAGTTCGCGACGGTGCCGGGGTGAAGTCTGCGATCGACCGCTATCACGACCTGCTCACACCGCAGGTCGCCGCAGATTCGCACGAGTGGTTCAAGGAGCAGTTGCGCGCGAGGGGCCTCGAGTTTGGCGGTCGCCCGCTCTGCTCCGTGCTCCGTCCCCGATTTCTTACGCCTGCGCAATACCGGCTGATTGCCGATCGGTCGGCGCTGGTACTGTCGGCGCTCGAGACGGCGCGTGTGGCAGCAATGGCCGATCAGGAGATCCGCGTTCAGTTCGGCCTGCTGGACTGGGAAGAGACACTCATTCACGACGATCCCGGCTACAGCGACGCCAGCCCCACATCCCGCCTCGATGCATTCTTCGCCGAGGGGCCCGATGGGTCGGGGCTCAAGTTCACTGAGTACAACGCCGAGACGCCGGCTGGCGCGGGGTACTCCGATGCGCTCACCGAGCTCTTTCTTTCGCTACCAGTGATGGCGGACTTCAGGCGCGACTACAACTGCTGGCCGCTCCCGGCAGCTCCAGGGGTGGGACACGCGTTGCTCGACGCGCACCGGCAATGGAGCGGCTCGCGCGTGGCTCCCAGGATCGCGATCGTCGATTGGTCCGACGTTCCGACGCGAAGCGAATTCATGCTCTTCCAGGACTTCTTTCAGCGCAACGGACTCGAATGCGTGATCGTCGATCCGCGCGAGATGGAATACCGGAACGGAAAGCTGCTGGCCGGTGACATGCACGTCACGCTCATCTACAAGCGCGTCCTTATCGATGAACTGGTGGAGAAGTGCGGCCTCGGGCACGACGTAGTGCGCGCGGTGCGGGAGGGTGCCGTTTGCATGGTGAATCCGTTCCGTTGCAAGCTGCTGCACAAGAAGGCGAGCCTCGCCGTCGTCGGCGACGAGCGCAACGCGGGCCTTTTCACCGAGGCCGAGCGGCGCGCGGTCGCGATGCATGTCCCGTGGACGCGTGTTGTCGCCGAGCGGGAGACGGAGATGGAGGGCAGTCGGATCGATCTGCTGCCGTGGATGTCGGATAACCGCGACCAGCTGGTCCTCAAGCCGAACGACGACTACGGTGGTCGCGGGATCGTTCTTGGATGGACCGTTAGCAGTGAAAAATGGGAGGACGCCATCCGTGTAGCGCTCGACGCGCCGTACATCGTGCAGCAGCGGGTGGCGATTCCGGAGGAGCCGTTTCCTTCCTGGGTCGACGGGAAACTGGACATCCACGATCGCTCGCTCGATACTGCGCCCTACGTGTCACAGGGCCGCTTCGTGGAAGGTTGTCTCACGCGCATTTCCACCGACGAGCTGCTGAACGTCACCGCCGGCGGCGGCTCCAACGTGCCGACTTTCCTGCTGGAGAAGCGATGAAAAAATCCGACATGGTGGCTCCCTCACTAACCGTCGGGATTGAAGAGGAGTATCAGATCATCAATCCCGAGACCAGGGAGCTTCAGAGCGGAATCGACAAGATCATGAAGTCCGACCTGCCGCTGCTGCGCGACGTCAAGCCGGAGTTGCACCAATGCCAGGTTGAGGTCGGCACGCGAGTCTGCAACACGATCCAGGAAGCACGAGAAGAGCTGGTGAAACTGCGCCGCGCGATCATCGAGACGACGGCAACCCACGGGCTCACCATCGCCGCCGCAGGCACGCATCCGATCTCATCCTGGCAGCAACAGAACACAACGCCGCTCGAGCGCTACCTCGGCGTGAAGGAGGAGCTGCAGGAACTGGCAGACCGCCTTCTGATATTCGGTACCCACGTCCACATCGGTATCGAGGATCCCGAGTTCCGCATCGACTGTCTGAACGCGGCGCGGTACGTCCTCCCCCATATCCTCTGCCTGTCCACGAGCTCGCCATTCTGGATGGGGCGGAATACGGGATTGAGATCCTACCGGAGCATCATCTTCAAGAACTTCCCGCGGAGTGGCGTGCCGCGGGTGTTTTCAAGCAACGCGGATTATCTGGAGCTGGTGGACATGCTCGTGCGGACGAAGAGCATCCCTGACGCGTCAAAGCTCTGGTGGGATGTGCGACCGCACTACAAGTACCCAACGCTGGAGTTCCGGAACTGCGACGTCTGCACGCGCGTGGACGAGGCGATTTGCGTCGCCGCCATTCTTCAGGCAGTGGTCGCAAAAATGTGGAAGCTGAGATGCGACAATCTTGCTTTCCGGGTGTATCGGTCGGAGCTCATCGAAGAGAACAAATGGCGCGCTGTCCGATGGGGTTTGAAGGGAAAGCTCATAGATTTCGGGAAGAAGCAGGAGCTTCCCGCTCCGGTGCTCATCCGGGAACTCATCGAATGGTTCCTTGGCGACGTGATGGATGAGCTGGGCACGCGGAAGGAGATCGAATACGCCTACAGGATTATCGATGAAGGGTCGAGCGCCGACCGGCAGCTCGCAACGTTCAAGCGTACGGGAGATTTGAAGAGTGTCGTTGATCAGATCATCGCAGAAACCGCCGAGGGCGTCATGACGCCGGGTGCGGGTACTACATGACCGGCGCAAGGCCTGTCATCGGCGTTACGACGCAGACGCTCGAGGAGATACCGGACGAGCTTCCGCGCTGCTGGATCATGAGTCAGCGGTACGTGCGCACGCTCACCGCGTCGGGTGCGGTGCCCTGGATAATCCCGCTCCTCGACGACGAAGCGACGTTGCGTGAAATCTACGACCGGCTCGACGGAGTGTTCCTTCCGGGCGGGGTCGATATCGATCCGGATTCGTACCACGAGACCCGGTCGAGCGCCTGCGGCCGCGTCGACCCGGATCGCGACCGTACGGAAATCATGATCGCGGAATGGGCAGTGCAGGACCGGAAGCCAATTCTCGCTGTATGCCGCGGGGTTCAGCTGCTGAATGTTGCCGCCGGCGGGACGCTCTATCAGGACATCGGCTCGGAGTATCCGGGGGCGATCAGGCACGACTATTTCCCCAAGGCGGGCGAGCACACACGGCAGGACCTTGTGCATCCTGTGAATGTCGTGGCGGACACGCGCCTGAGCCGCATGGTTGGCGCGAATACCGTCCTCGTCAACAGCATGCACCATCAGGGCATCAAGCGGCTGGCACCGACCCTCGTTGCGAACGCCTTTGCGCCTGACGGGCTCATCGAGGGGGTCGAGTCCACGGGAGGCGACTTCGTGTTCGGCGTGCAGTGGCATCCGGAGGATCTTGCAGACTCCGACCCGATAATGCGGAGTCTCTTCGACGAGTTCATCGAAGCTTCGACAGCGTGGCGCGGAGAAGCGCGGCCGCAACGCGCCAGCGGGCGGCCGAGGCTGGTGAGGGCATCAGGCGGCTCAGCAAACTGAGGATCGCCCGGAACAGGAGAGCCGCCTGAAATTTGTAGACGATCGTCTCCCGCGCCGCCTCGACGGATGGCGGAGCCCCAGGCTGGGCCTGCAGATGCCGATTGTCACGTACGGCACTCGCGGCCGGCCAATCCTGCTCTTTCCGACTGCAGCGGCCGACTACCTCGAAAACGAGCGCTTCTTCCTCATCAAGGCGGTGGAACCGGCAATCATGGCGGGCCGGATCAGGCTGTTCTCCATCGACAGTATCAACCAGCACGCATGGATGGATCGCTCACTCCCGATACGCGAGCAGGCGCGCCGGCAGTCGCTCTATTCAGGCTACGTCGAGGAAGAAGTCGTCCCGTACATCCGCGCCGCGGTGGGCAACGCTTCGGAGCGCATCGCCACCGCGGGTGCGAGCTTCGGCGCATTTCACGCCGCCAACGCATTTTTCCGTCGTTCAGACCTCTTCGACACGCTGATCGGAATGAGTGGCTTTTACGATCTCGGGCCTTCCTACCTGCGCGGCTACACCGACGAGAATTGCTTCTTCAATAACCCGGCGTGGTATCTTCCGGGACTCTCGGGCGGACCGCTTAACACGCTCCGGAATCACTCCCGCATTGTGATCGCGACGGGTCAGGGAGCATATGAAGCTCCGTCAGCGTCGCGCAATCTTTCCGCGATTCTCAACCGGAAAGGGATTCCGCACAAGCTCGATCTATGGGGGCATGACGTGAACCACGACTGGCCATGGTGGCGCAAGATGCTGCCTCACTTCATCGACGAGCTCGGTTATTAACCCACCGATGCCGATCGTAGTGTTTGTGGCGCCCATCCTGTCCGATAATGCATCCCGGATGATCGAGGCGGTGGGGAGCCTGCCGAATATCCGCCTCGGGGTGATCACTCAGGATCCTGCGGAAAAGATGTCGCCGCAGGTGGCCGCGATGGTGCACGGCCACTGGCGTGTTGATAGTGTGCTCGACTCGGGTCAGTTGTCGTGGGCGGCGGAGGAGTTGTCACGCCGCCTGGGGCCCATCGACCGCCTCTTTGGGGCGTACGAGCAGTTGCAGGTCCCGCTTGCAGAGGTTCGCGAAAAGCTGAACATCCGGGGAATGCGGGCGGGCGTCGCACGACGCTTCCGTGACAAGGCCGAGATGAAGGATGCATTTCGCGCCGCTGGTGTGCCATGCGCGAAGCACGCTCTCGTGGAGAATGTGGAGGAGGCTTTAGCGTTCGCGCGTGAGGTGGGGTTTCCGCTGGTCATCAAGCCTCCCGCCGGCGCCGGCGCTATCGCGACGTTCCGCGTCGACGACGAGTTGTCTTTGCTTGAGGCATTGGCGGCAGCAGCTCCACGTCCCGGTCATGCGGCTTTGGTCGAAGAATTCGTCACCGGCGACGAGTACTCGCTGGAGACCATCTCGATCGACGGGCGCGCCGTCTGGCATTCGCTCACCCGCTACTACCCGACGCCGCTGGAAGTCGTGCGCAATCCGTGGATCCAGTGGTGTGTGGTCTGCCCCCGCGAGGCCGACGACGCGCAGTACGACGACATCCGCGAGATGGGGTCACGCGCTCTCGAAGTCCTGGGCATGGACACCGGCCTGACCCACATGGAATGGTTCCGGCGGCGCGATGGAACGCTCGCCATCTCGGAGGTTGCCGCCCGCCCGCCCGGTGCACAGATCACGACGTTGAACTCCCGCGCTCACGATATCCATTTCGTCCGGGCTTGGGCGGAGCTGATGGTCTTCGGCACCTTCGAACTTCCCGTGCGAAAGTACGCTACGGGCATTGCCTTCCTGCGCGGGCAGGGAAGCGGCAGGATCCGCCAGGTGCATGGTCTCGACCAGATCGGCGGGGAGACATGGTCACTGATCGTCGACCTGAAGCTGCCATCTGCCGGGCAGGCGCCATCGGTGAGCTACGAAGGGGACGGATACGTTATTCTTCGCCATCCCGAAACAGCGGTGGTCACTCAGGCGCTGCAGCGGCTGATATCG
This genomic window contains:
- a CDS encoding carboxylate-amine ligase; protein product: MKKSDMVAPSLTVGIEEEYQIINPETRELQSGIDKIMKSDLPLLRDVKPELHQCQVEVGTRVCNTIQEAREELVKLRRAIIETTATHGLTIAAAGTHPISSWQQQNTTPLERYLGVKEELQELADRLLIFGTHVHIGIEDPEFRIDCLNAARYVLPHILCLSTSSPFWMGRNTGLRSYRSIIFKNFPRSGVPRVFSSNADYLELVDMLVRTKSIPDASKLWWDVRPHYKYPTLEFRNCDVCTRVDEAICVAAILQAVVAKMWKLRCDNLAFRVYRSELIEENKWRAVRWGLKGKLIDFGKKQELPAPVLIRELIEWFLGDVMDELGTRKEIEYAYRIIDEGSSADRQLATFKRTGDLKSVVDQIIAETAEGVMTPGAGTT
- a CDS encoding gamma-glutamyl-gamma-aminobutyrate hydrolase family protein, which gives rise to MTGARPVIGVTTQTLEEIPDELPRCWIMSQRYVRTLTASGAVPWIIPLLDDEATLREIYDRLDGVFLPGGVDIDPDSYHETRSSACGRVDPDRDRTEIMIAEWAVQDRKPILAVCRGVQLLNVAAGGTLYQDIGSEYPGAIRHDYFPKAGEHTRQDLVHPVNVVADTRLSRMVGANTVLVNSMHHQGIKRLAPTLVANAFAPDGLIEGVESTGGDFVFGVQWHPEDLADSDPIMRSLFDEFIEASTAWRGEARPQRASGRPRLVRASGGSAN
- a CDS encoding alpha/beta hydrolase-fold protein; the encoded protein is MPIVTYGTRGRPILLFPTAAADYLENERFFLIKAVEPAIMAGRIRLFSIDSINQHAWMDRSLPIREQARRQSLYSGYVEEEVVPYIRAAVGNASERIATAGASFGAFHAANAFFRRSDLFDTLIGMSGFYDLGPSYLRGYTDENCFFNNPAWYLPGLSGGPLNTLRNHSRIVIATGQGAYEAPSASRNLSAILNRKGIPHKLDLWGHDVNHDWPWWRKMLPHFIDELGY
- a CDS encoding ATP-grasp domain-containing protein, with amino-acid sequence MPIVVFVAPILSDNASRMIEAVGSLPNIRLGVITQDPAEKMSPQVAAMVHGHWRVDSVLDSGQLSWAAEELSRRLGPIDRLFGAYEQLQVPLAEVREKLNIRGMRAGVARRFRDKAEMKDAFRAAGVPCAKHALVENVEEALAFAREVGFPLVIKPPAGAGAIATFRVDDELSLLEALAAAAPRPGHAALVEEFVTGDEYSLETISIDGRAVWHSLTRYYPTPLEVVRNPWIQWCVVCPREADDAQYDDIREMGSRALEVLGMDTGLTHMEWFRRRDGTLAISEVAARPPGAQITTLNSRAHDIHFVRAWAELMVFGTFELPVRKYATGIAFLRGQGSGRIRQVHGLDQIGGETWSLIVDLKLPSAGQAPSVSYEGDGYVILRHPETAVVTQALQRLISVVRVEIG